One Labrys wisconsinensis DNA window includes the following coding sequences:
- a CDS encoding hydantoinase/oxoprolinase family protein: MDMAGTGLRIGIDVGGTFTDFVLLDDRSGSVILGKELTSHDDPSRAILAGMEKLLNARDLRFSDLSSVVHATTLVTNAIIERKGARVGFVTTRGFRDAIEIGNEMRYELYDLFLQKPAPLVPRPLRVEVSERVDAAGGIVVPLAVEDVVAAAGVLRDRQVDAIAVCLLHSYRNPVHERQIREILQAELPGIPVTLSSDVAPEIREYERGNTASANAYVQPLVTRYLAELQAQLEARGFEGAIHLMLSAGGLTTLASAQARPIHLIESGPAAGAIAAGWFSASSGSADVLSFDMGGTTAKMCLLKNGEPQRSMEFEAGRVHRFRKGSGLPLKVPVIDLIEIGAGGGSIAHLNAMGLLKIGPESAGSEPGPVCYGRGGTRPTVTDADLVLGYLSPDYFLGGEMHLDLSAVHGAIEREIAAPLGMSVLAAAAGIHEVVNETMASATRMYLAEKGVDPRRHTLLAFGGAGPVHAYGLARLLRIPRMVVPPGAGVMSALGLLVAAPAIHLARGYISRIAAVDWSIVDALFGAMEWEARSIMEQAGASWSDVEIRRFADMRFIGQGFEIPSPIPAGGLSPGSRSEIEASFTAAYEQRFGRRITDIGLEALTWRIQVSAPSRSTRLRFPESPPGQSAEKGVRAVYFPGPGFRECAVFDRNRLLPGTRLVGPAVVEERESTTVIGPKSELVVDDALNLVVSVNSDTSIGEAAMSAA; the protein is encoded by the coding sequence ATGGACATGGCAGGCACAGGCCTTCGCATCGGCATCGACGTCGGAGGAACCTTCACGGATTTCGTTCTGCTCGACGATCGTTCCGGCAGCGTGATCCTCGGCAAGGAGCTGACCAGCCATGACGATCCCAGCCGGGCGATCCTGGCGGGGATGGAGAAGCTGCTGAACGCGCGTGACCTGCGGTTCTCGGACCTGAGCAGCGTCGTCCACGCCACGACGCTGGTGACCAACGCGATCATCGAGCGCAAGGGGGCCCGGGTGGGCTTCGTCACCACCCGGGGCTTCAGGGATGCGATCGAGATCGGCAACGAGATGCGCTACGAGCTCTACGACCTTTTCCTGCAGAAGCCGGCGCCGCTGGTGCCGAGGCCGCTGCGGGTCGAGGTGTCCGAGCGGGTGGACGCAGCCGGTGGAATCGTCGTTCCGCTCGCGGTCGAGGATGTCGTCGCGGCCGCAGGCGTCCTGCGCGACCGTCAGGTCGATGCGATCGCCGTCTGCCTGCTTCACAGCTACCGGAACCCAGTTCACGAACGGCAGATCCGGGAGATCCTGCAAGCCGAGCTTCCCGGAATACCGGTGACGCTGTCGAGCGACGTCGCGCCCGAGATCAGGGAGTACGAGCGCGGGAATACGGCGAGCGCAAACGCCTATGTGCAGCCGCTCGTGACCCGTTATCTCGCCGAGTTGCAGGCCCAGCTCGAAGCGCGCGGCTTCGAGGGGGCGATCCATCTGATGCTGTCCGCCGGCGGGCTGACGACGCTCGCATCGGCGCAGGCGCGGCCGATCCACCTGATCGAGTCCGGTCCTGCCGCGGGCGCCATCGCGGCGGGATGGTTCAGCGCGTCGTCCGGGTCTGCGGACGTCCTGTCCTTCGACATGGGCGGCACGACGGCGAAGATGTGCCTCCTGAAGAACGGCGAGCCTCAACGGTCGATGGAGTTCGAGGCGGGGCGGGTGCATCGGTTCAGGAAGGGATCCGGCCTTCCCCTGAAGGTCCCGGTGATCGACCTGATCGAAATCGGCGCCGGAGGCGGCTCGATCGCGCATCTCAACGCGATGGGGCTGCTCAAGATCGGCCCGGAAAGCGCCGGCTCCGAGCCCGGTCCCGTATGCTATGGCCGCGGCGGCACGCGGCCCACCGTGACCGATGCCGATCTCGTCCTCGGATATCTCTCTCCCGACTACTTTCTCGGCGGCGAGATGCATCTGGACCTGTCGGCGGTCCATGGCGCCATCGAGCGCGAGATCGCCGCGCCGCTGGGCATGAGCGTGCTCGCCGCGGCGGCCGGAATCCACGAGGTCGTCAACGAGACCATGGCCTCCGCCACCCGCATGTATCTTGCGGAGAAGGGCGTGGACCCGCGGCGGCATACGCTGCTGGCGTTCGGCGGCGCCGGACCCGTCCATGCCTATGGCCTGGCCAGGCTCCTGCGGATCCCGCGCATGGTGGTTCCTCCCGGCGCCGGCGTGATGTCGGCCCTCGGATTGCTGGTGGCGGCGCCGGCGATCCATCTGGCGCGCGGCTACATATCGCGGATCGCCGCGGTCGACTGGTCGATCGTCGATGCGCTCTTCGGCGCCATGGAGTGGGAGGCGCGGTCGATCATGGAGCAGGCCGGCGCGAGCTGGAGCGATGTCGAGATCAGACGGTTCGCCGACATGCGCTTCATCGGCCAGGGCTTCGAAATCCCGTCGCCCATCCCCGCCGGTGGCCTGAGCCCGGGCAGCCGAAGCGAGATCGAAGCGAGCTTCACGGCCGCCTACGAGCAGCGCTTCGGCCGGCGCATCACCGATATCGGTCTCGAGGCCCTGACATGGCGGATTCAGGTCTCGGCACCGAGCAGGAGCACACGCCTTCGATTTCCCGAATCGCCGCCGGGGCAGTCGGCCGAGAAAGGCGTTCGCGCGGTCTATTTCCCCGGACCGGGCTTCCGGGAATGCGCCGTCTTCGACCGCAATCGCCTGTTGCCCGGGACGCGGCTCGTCGGTCCGGCCGTCGTCGAGGAGCGTGAATCCACGACCGTGATCGGCCCCAAGTCCGAGCTGGTCGTCGACGACGCCCTCAATCTCGTGGTTTCCGTGAATAGCGATACATCCATTGGCGAAGCCGCGATGTCCGCAGCCTAG
- a CDS encoding sugar ABC transporter substrate-binding protein: MKGRLFIASMAAGLAIAAWGAAPARAADEPRFIMVTHGQANDPFWSVVKNGANAAAADVHVEVDYRAPETFDMVAMGQLIDAAVNQKPAGLIVTIPDASALGPSIRKAVAAGIPVISMNSGSDVSKEFGALLHVGQDEYDAGKTAGEKLKALGGKVGLCVNHEVGNVALDLRCKGFADGFGQTVTVLPTSNDPSEIRAKVKAALAAHDDIDSILALGASLAGEPTVAAVVDAGKVGKVRVASFDLSANFLKAVAEGKAAFAIDQQQYLQGYLPVVFLANLVRYGLIPGGNVPSGPNLITKDKAALAVDLSAKGIR; the protein is encoded by the coding sequence ATGAAAGGACGCCTGTTCATCGCTTCGATGGCCGCAGGTCTGGCGATCGCGGCCTGGGGAGCCGCGCCGGCGCGCGCGGCGGACGAGCCTCGCTTCATCATGGTCACGCACGGCCAGGCCAACGACCCCTTCTGGTCCGTGGTCAAGAACGGCGCGAACGCGGCCGCCGCCGACGTGCATGTCGAGGTCGACTACCGCGCCCCCGAGACCTTCGACATGGTGGCGATGGGGCAGCTGATCGATGCGGCGGTCAACCAGAAGCCGGCCGGCCTGATCGTCACCATCCCCGACGCCTCGGCCCTCGGCCCCTCGATCCGCAAGGCCGTCGCCGCCGGCATTCCCGTCATCTCGATGAATTCCGGCTCCGACGTCTCCAAGGAATTCGGGGCGCTGCTGCATGTCGGGCAGGACGAATACGATGCCGGCAAGACCGCGGGCGAGAAGCTGAAGGCGCTCGGCGGCAAGGTCGGGCTCTGCGTCAATCACGAGGTCGGCAATGTGGCGCTCGACCTGCGCTGCAAGGGGTTTGCCGACGGCTTCGGCCAGACGGTGACGGTGCTGCCGACCTCCAACGACCCGAGCGAGATCCGCGCCAAGGTCAAGGCGGCTCTCGCCGCCCATGACGACATCGATTCCATCCTCGCCCTGGGCGCGTCCCTGGCGGGCGAGCCGACGGTCGCGGCCGTGGTCGATGCCGGCAAGGTGGGCAAGGTCCGGGTGGCGAGCTTCGACCTCTCGGCGAATTTCCTGAAGGCGGTCGCCGAGGGCAAGGCGGCCTTCGCCATCGATCAGCAGCAATATCTGCAGGGCTACCTGCCGGTAGTCTTCCTGGCCAACCTCGTCCGCTACGGCCTGATCCCGGGCGGCAACGTGCCCTCCGGCCCGAACCTGATCACCAAGGACAAGGCCGCCCTCGCGGTGGATCTTTCGGCCAAGGGAATCCGCTGA